The following proteins are encoded in a genomic region of Synechococcus sp. ROS8604:
- the metH gene encoding methionine synthase, translated as MQAVTETPTLNASRFLKRLHDPSRPVLVFDGATGTSLQQMDLSADDFGGEALEGCNENLVVTRPDAVQSVHRQFLDAGCDVIETDTFGAASVVLAEYGLEDKTFELNKRAAELAKEVAMEYSTDEKPRFVAGSMGPTTKLPTLGHISFDLLRDSYQEQAEGLIAGDVDLLIIETCQDVLQIKAALQGIEQAFETSGERRPLMVSVTMETTGTMLVGSDIAAVVAIIEPFPIDVLGLNCATGPEQMKEHMRYLTDNAPFVVSCIPNAGLPENVGGVAHYRLTPVELKMQLMHFVEDLGVQVIGGCCGTTPAHIAALSEISSELSAAPRKVRSYHHERKALSYEAAASSIYGATPYLQDNSFLIIGERLNASGSKKVRELLNEEDWDGLVAVARGQVKENAHILDVNVDYVGRDGERDMRELVNRVVTNVNLPLMLDSTEWQKMEAGLKVAGGKCILNSTNYEDGDERFFKVLEIAKRYGAGVVIGTIDEDGMARTADQKVAIAKRAYRDAVEYGIPAREIFYDALALPISTGIEEDRRNGAETIEAIRRIREDLPQVHVVLGVSNVSFGLSPAARITLNSVFLHDCCEAGMDAAIVSPAKILPLIKISEEHQKVCRDLINDRRGFEGDVCTYDPLTVLTTLFEGVSAKAARESGPSLSDLAVEERLKQHIIDGERIGLEDALKEGLENYPPLDIVNTFLLDGMKVVGELFGSGQMQLPFVLQSAETMKSAVAFLEPFMEKEEGERSAKAKFLIATVKGDVHDIGKNLVDIILTNNGYEVINLGIKQDVNAIITAQQEHQADCIAMSGLLVKSTAFMKDNLQAFNEAGINVPVVLGGAALTPRFVNKDCSDVYDGKVIYGRDAFTDLRFMDALVAAKSKDRWDDRAGFLDGTPEGLSIGGDAESPDPSDASPESPSKQAETADLKLPVSFERSDAVPEETAVITPFLGASVLQGEAEIPLDEVIAFLDRQALFAGQWQMRKAKNQSRDEYEQDLADKAEPILQKWLARAKEDHLLHPAVAYGYFPCGREGNSVVVFKPEGGAVLGRFDIPRQRSGNRYCIADFFRDLKEGQPCDVLPMQAVTMGEEASRFSQELFRKDAYSDYLFFHGLAVQMAEALAEWTHARIRRECGFSDPKGMPLRDILAQRYRGSRYSFGYPACPNVADSRQQLEWLQADRIGLTMDESDQLHPEQSTTALVALHSNARYFSA; from the coding sequence ATGCAGGCCGTTACTGAGACCCCCACCCTCAACGCCTCTCGCTTTTTAAAACGTCTGCATGACCCGTCCAGGCCCGTGTTGGTGTTTGACGGAGCCACGGGCACCTCCCTGCAGCAAATGGACCTATCCGCCGATGATTTCGGCGGAGAAGCCCTGGAAGGTTGCAACGAAAACCTTGTGGTTACAAGGCCCGATGCCGTTCAAAGCGTGCATCGACAGTTTCTTGACGCCGGTTGTGATGTCATCGAGACCGATACGTTTGGCGCCGCTTCTGTGGTGCTGGCCGAGTACGGCCTAGAGGACAAAACCTTCGAGCTCAACAAGCGGGCTGCAGAGCTGGCCAAAGAAGTGGCCATGGAATACAGCACCGATGAAAAACCACGATTCGTGGCGGGATCGATGGGGCCCACCACGAAATTACCCACGCTCGGACACATCAGTTTTGATCTGCTTCGCGATTCCTATCAGGAGCAAGCGGAAGGACTGATTGCCGGGGATGTGGATCTACTGATCATCGAAACCTGTCAGGACGTTCTGCAGATCAAAGCAGCGCTCCAAGGCATTGAACAGGCCTTTGAAACCAGCGGTGAACGCCGCCCCTTGATGGTGTCCGTCACGATGGAAACCACAGGCACCATGCTGGTGGGTTCCGACATTGCAGCTGTTGTTGCCATTATTGAACCCTTCCCCATTGATGTGCTCGGCCTGAACTGCGCAACAGGCCCTGAACAAATGAAAGAGCACATGCGCTACTTAACAGATAATGCTCCCTTCGTGGTGAGCTGCATCCCCAACGCAGGCTTGCCAGAAAATGTTGGAGGTGTGGCGCACTACCGCCTAACACCGGTGGAACTGAAGATGCAACTCATGCACTTCGTGGAGGATCTTGGCGTTCAAGTCATTGGTGGATGTTGCGGGACAACGCCTGCCCATATTGCGGCGCTCTCTGAAATTTCATCAGAACTGAGCGCCGCGCCCAGAAAGGTGCGCTCATATCACCATGAGAGAAAAGCTCTCAGCTATGAAGCCGCCGCATCATCCATTTATGGAGCAACACCCTATCTACAAGACAATTCCTTCTTAATCATTGGCGAGCGACTCAATGCCAGTGGCTCCAAGAAAGTGCGTGAGTTGCTGAATGAAGAAGACTGGGATGGGCTCGTCGCTGTTGCGCGAGGACAGGTGAAAGAGAATGCTCACATCTTAGATGTGAATGTCGACTATGTCGGCCGTGATGGCGAAAGAGATATGCGGGAGCTCGTGAATCGAGTGGTCACCAATGTGAACCTTCCCTTAATGCTCGACTCAACGGAGTGGCAGAAAATGGAGGCAGGCCTGAAGGTTGCCGGCGGCAAATGCATCCTCAATTCAACCAACTACGAAGATGGAGATGAACGCTTCTTCAAAGTCTTAGAAATCGCCAAGCGTTATGGCGCCGGGGTTGTGATTGGCACGATCGATGAAGACGGCATGGCCCGCACTGCAGACCAGAAAGTTGCCATTGCAAAAAGAGCCTATCGAGACGCTGTCGAGTATGGAATTCCAGCGCGAGAAATTTTTTACGACGCGCTGGCGCTGCCAATTTCCACTGGCATTGAAGAAGATCGACGCAACGGTGCGGAAACCATTGAAGCCATTCGCAGAATTCGCGAGGATCTCCCCCAGGTTCACGTGGTTCTTGGTGTGTCCAATGTGAGCTTTGGCTTGTCTCCTGCTGCCAGAATCACGCTGAATTCAGTCTTTTTGCATGATTGCTGCGAAGCTGGAATGGATGCAGCCATTGTGTCCCCAGCAAAAATTCTTCCGCTCATCAAAATCAGCGAAGAGCATCAGAAAGTTTGTCGCGACTTAATCAATGATCGTCGTGGATTCGAAGGCGATGTTTGCACGTATGACCCGCTCACAGTGCTTACAACCTTATTCGAAGGTGTTAGCGCCAAGGCCGCTCGCGAATCAGGACCATCCTTAAGCGACCTAGCCGTGGAAGAACGGCTCAAACAGCACATTATTGACGGCGAGAGAATTGGTTTAGAAGATGCACTTAAAGAGGGTTTAGAAAACTATCCGCCACTGGATATCGTTAACACTTTCCTACTGGATGGAATGAAGGTTGTGGGAGAGCTGTTTGGCTCTGGGCAAATGCAGCTCCCATTCGTTCTTCAATCCGCGGAAACCATGAAGTCTGCCGTGGCCTTTTTGGAACCATTCATGGAGAAAGAAGAAGGGGAACGATCCGCTAAAGCCAAGTTCTTAATCGCAACAGTCAAAGGAGATGTTCACGATATTGGCAAAAACTTGGTGGACATTATTTTAACAAATAATGGCTATGAGGTGATCAACCTTGGTATCAAGCAAGACGTCAATGCAATCATTACGGCTCAGCAAGAACATCAGGCTGATTGCATCGCCATGAGTGGTCTGCTTGTGAAGTCAACAGCCTTCATGAAAGACAATTTGCAAGCTTTCAATGAAGCTGGAATCAACGTTCCTGTTGTTCTTGGAGGGGCAGCATTAACGCCCAGATTTGTGAACAAAGACTGCAGCGATGTGTATGACGGCAAGGTCATTTATGGACGGGATGCCTTTACTGACCTGCGATTCATGGATGCGCTTGTGGCGGCGAAGTCAAAAGATCGCTGGGATGATCGCGCTGGCTTTCTCGATGGCACCCCTGAAGGTCTTTCAATTGGAGGTGACGCGGAATCCCCTGATCCCAGCGACGCATCGCCTGAGAGCCCGTCAAAACAAGCTGAGACGGCGGATCTCAAGCTTCCCGTCAGCTTCGAGCGCTCGGATGCCGTTCCTGAAGAAACAGCCGTTATCACCCCCTTCCTGGGTGCGTCGGTCTTGCAAGGTGAGGCAGAGATTCCACTCGACGAGGTGATTGCCTTCCTCGACCGACAAGCCCTCTTCGCGGGTCAATGGCAGATGCGAAAAGCCAAAAACCAAAGCCGGGACGAGTACGAACAAGACCTCGCTGATAAGGCGGAGCCAATCCTTCAGAAATGGCTGGCGCGCGCCAAAGAAGACCACTTGCTGCATCCAGCAGTCGCCTATGGCTATTTCCCCTGCGGACGGGAAGGCAACTCCGTAGTGGTGTTCAAGCCGGAGGGTGGTGCAGTGCTGGGACGATTTGATATCCCCCGTCAACGCAGTGGCAATCGCTATTGCATCGCCGATTTCTTCCGAGATCTCAAAGAGGGCCAACCCTGCGATGTGCTGCCGATGCAAGCCGTCACCATGGGCGAAGAAGCCAGTCGCTTCAGCCAGGAGCTGTTTCGCAAGGATGCCTACAGCGACTATCTCTTTTTTCACGGCTTAGCCGTTCAGATGGCAGAGGCGCTGGCGGAGTGGACCCATGCCCGCATTCGCCGTGAATGCGGCTTCTCTGATCCCAAGGGGATGCCTCTCAGGGACATTCTTGCCCAGCGCTACAGGGGTAGCCGCTATTCCTTTGGGTATCCAGCGTGTCCCAACGTGGCGGATTCGCGCCAACAACTGGAATGGCTGCAGGCCGATCGCATCGGTCTGACCATGGATGAAAGCGACCAACTGCATCCTGAACAGAGCACAACAGCCCTGGTTGCTTTGCATAGCAACGCTCGCTACTTCAGCGCCTAA
- a CDS encoding branched-chain amino acid transaminase, whose protein sequence is MHQFLPYAWFEGRCIPFDQAKVSIATHALHYGTGAFGGMRAIPDPEKPGGMLLFRPDRHARRLSQSAKLLLADLTEETVMEALIAVLMANKPTTPIYLRPFVYTSDLGIAPRLHNIETDFLIYGLELGDYLSPDGVSCRISSWTRQEDRSLPLRGKISGAYITSSLAKTEAVTSGFDEALLMNTRGKVSEASGMNLFLVRDGVLITPGVDQDILEGITRSSVIELAKHMGLQVIERPVDKTELCIADEVFLTGTAAKITPIRQLESTVLPTNRPVMDALRKRLVAITEGKDPEFSHWVTRIELEG, encoded by the coding sequence ATGCATCAGTTCCTTCCCTACGCCTGGTTTGAAGGCCGCTGCATCCCGTTTGACCAGGCCAAAGTGTCGATCGCAACCCATGCCCTGCACTACGGCACCGGTGCGTTCGGAGGCATGCGCGCCATACCGGATCCGGAAAAACCTGGCGGCATGCTGTTGTTTCGACCCGATCGCCATGCGCGCCGCCTCTCACAAAGCGCCAAGCTCTTGCTCGCTGATCTGACGGAAGAAACGGTGATGGAGGCTCTGATCGCCGTACTCATGGCGAACAAACCCACGACGCCGATCTACCTCAGACCGTTTGTTTACACCAGTGATTTAGGCATCGCACCACGGCTGCACAACATCGAGACTGATTTTCTGATTTACGGCTTAGAGCTTGGCGATTACCTCTCTCCCGATGGCGTGAGTTGCCGAATCAGTAGTTGGACCCGGCAGGAGGATCGCTCCCTTCCCCTACGCGGAAAAATCAGTGGTGCTTACATCACGAGTTCGCTTGCCAAAACGGAAGCCGTCACCAGCGGCTTTGATGAAGCCCTGCTCATGAACACGCGGGGAAAGGTGAGCGAAGCCAGTGGGATGAATCTGTTTTTAGTGCGCGATGGCGTCCTGATCACCCCTGGCGTTGATCAAGACATTCTTGAGGGAATCACCCGCTCCAGCGTGATTGAGCTGGCCAAGCACATGGGATTGCAGGTGATCGAACGCCCCGTGGATAAAACTGAACTTTGCATCGCTGATGAAGTGTTCCTCACGGGAACGGCCGCGAAAATCACGCCGATTCGTCAACTCGAATCCACCGTCTTGCCGACCAACCGACCGGTGATGGATGCCTTAAGAAAACGTCTGGTTGCGATTACGGAAGGAAAGGATCCGGAGTTCAGCCACTGGGTGACCAGGATCGAGCTCGAAGGCTAA
- the cobN gene encoding cobaltochelatase subunit CobN, with the protein MHRLSSLPGAESNEVFTVVEQPPAPILFLTSAATDISTLSACLRQPELQHWKEQLRALPLDCLRHPAQIDHYLATTASLARVLVVRLLGGRGHWSYGLEQCRRWQASAQHRTLLVLAGTADQDDELHPIGSVSSTLSQQLALLLREGGMPNMTKVLKAIHPFITSSNEPDPLHDAKDLEPERMADPAPFDWREEPGARVGVLLYRAHARAADTDWCHQLLKALRSRGLAPRALWVSSLRDPVVQQGVQRAFQAQDVQLVVSTTAFASVQFQEAGLGTPLWDGLDLPVLQLLSSGRAKQAWDATTQGLDPIDLSLQVVLPELDGRITTRIGAFREVLDAESSLSTAVKGLVPDAAGLNWLADHARCWVDLRQTEAAEKRVALVLANYPVRNGRLANGVGLDTPASTMNLLNWLAEAGVALGSESLPDESQALMAQLLSGRSNDPESFHLPPLGYLPLNHYLRWWRRLTPQARSLIEGRWGSPEQAVDLEEKGFAVHGVLFGHVAVLIQPSRGYEPDQISDLHSPDLPPPHRYLAQYLWLQEVHGTQLMVHVGKHGSAEWLPGKSVGLSEACGPGLALAPIPHVYPFIVNDPGEGSQAKRRGHAVILDHLTPPLGRAGLHGSLLSLEALLDEYVEARQVAAERCDVLEQQIKQLLQSLDWPSFSNPANDLPSAADPDNDSWARCLDQVETYLCELKEAQIRTGLHRFGSQPEPSIQRELLLAIARSPSGGCQGITQAMAKVVGLECDPWSDEDGAPLSDHDCRTLETLGCDQPRRVSAAVSWLDAQALRLLEQITDAPSEPLSPLLQQWLYDNKEPALLRLRDELLPRLLACASSEKKAFLAALDGRRIASGPSGAPTRGRPDVLPTGRNFYSVDLRGLPTEAAWDLGRRSAEQLLDLYRLEEGEDLRHLALSVWGTATMRNGGEDIAQMFALLGVRPLWDGPTRRMVDLEVIPLSLLARPRVDVTLRMSGLFRDAFPQLVGWVDRAVHLVSALEEADAENPLAAITRQEGPQARIFGSAPGAYGAGLQALIDSGQWENQDDLGEAFLAWSSWSYDGDVQAQANRSGLEAALQHVQVVLHNQDNREHDLLDSDDYYQFHGGMTAAVRRSGGTSVQPWFADHSRQERLRIHSLSREIDKVVRSRLLNPRWIQGMQQHGYKGAFEMGASLDYLFAYDASTEAVPDWCYGAICDQWLLEKDTQDFLSRSNPWVLRDMAERLMEAANRGLWAQPSPDQLEQIRGLVLQAEEAVEKGGLSC; encoded by the coding sequence ATGCATCGACTGAGCAGTCTTCCGGGCGCCGAAAGCAACGAGGTTTTCACCGTTGTTGAGCAACCGCCCGCCCCGATTCTTTTCCTGACGAGCGCAGCGACCGATATCAGCACCCTTTCAGCCTGCCTTCGGCAGCCAGAGCTGCAGCATTGGAAGGAGCAGTTGCGAGCTTTACCCCTCGATTGTCTTCGGCATCCCGCTCAAATTGATCACTATCTGGCCACGACGGCGAGCTTGGCTCGGGTGCTGGTGGTGCGCCTGCTGGGTGGGCGAGGTCACTGGAGTTATGGGCTTGAACAGTGCCGGCGTTGGCAGGCGTCTGCGCAACATCGAACCTTGCTTGTTTTGGCGGGGACCGCCGATCAAGACGACGAACTCCATCCGATTGGATCGGTGTCTTCGACGCTGTCTCAACAATTAGCTCTGTTGTTGCGCGAAGGGGGGATGCCCAACATGACCAAGGTTTTGAAGGCGATTCATCCCTTCATCACCAGCAGCAACGAACCAGATCCCCTTCACGACGCCAAGGATCTTGAGCCGGAACGGATGGCGGACCCAGCCCCGTTTGACTGGCGTGAGGAACCAGGGGCAAGGGTTGGTGTTTTGCTGTATCGGGCCCATGCCCGCGCGGCTGACACGGATTGGTGTCATCAACTGTTGAAGGCGCTGAGAAGCCGTGGCCTCGCACCGCGTGCGCTCTGGGTGAGCAGCTTGAGAGATCCCGTGGTTCAGCAGGGGGTGCAGCGAGCGTTTCAAGCGCAGGATGTTCAGCTCGTGGTCAGCACCACAGCGTTTGCATCGGTCCAGTTCCAGGAGGCAGGGCTGGGCACTCCCCTTTGGGATGGTCTTGATCTGCCGGTCTTGCAGCTGCTGTCCTCGGGACGAGCCAAGCAAGCCTGGGACGCCACCACCCAGGGGCTCGATCCCATCGATCTCTCCCTTCAAGTCGTGCTTCCTGAGTTGGATGGACGCATCACCACAAGAATCGGAGCCTTCCGTGAAGTCCTGGATGCGGAATCCAGTTTGTCGACGGCGGTCAAAGGTTTGGTTCCCGACGCTGCTGGGCTGAATTGGCTGGCCGACCATGCCCGTTGTTGGGTGGATCTTCGTCAGACGGAGGCAGCAGAGAAGCGGGTGGCACTGGTGCTCGCGAATTACCCCGTTCGCAATGGCCGTTTGGCCAATGGGGTTGGTCTGGATACACCCGCCAGCACCATGAACCTCTTGAACTGGCTCGCTGAAGCCGGAGTTGCGCTTGGGAGTGAGTCGCTGCCTGATGAATCGCAAGCGCTGATGGCCCAATTGTTGTCGGGACGTAGCAACGATCCGGAGAGTTTTCACCTTCCGCCTCTTGGCTATCTCCCCCTCAACCACTATTTGCGCTGGTGGCGACGGCTCACACCCCAAGCCCGATCCCTGATTGAGGGTCGCTGGGGTTCGCCGGAACAGGCCGTGGATCTTGAGGAGAAGGGGTTTGCGGTGCATGGCGTGCTGTTTGGGCATGTGGCCGTGTTGATTCAGCCCAGCCGTGGCTATGAACCCGATCAAATCAGCGATCTCCACTCCCCTGATCTCCCTCCACCGCATCGATATTTGGCCCAATATCTGTGGCTTCAGGAGGTGCATGGCACCCAGCTGATGGTCCATGTGGGCAAACATGGCAGCGCGGAATGGCTACCGGGTAAGTCGGTTGGACTGAGTGAAGCCTGTGGGCCAGGCCTGGCGCTCGCTCCGATTCCGCATGTTTATCCGTTCATCGTGAATGATCCAGGCGAGGGATCCCAAGCCAAGCGTCGGGGCCATGCCGTGATTCTTGATCACCTCACCCCACCCTTGGGTCGGGCTGGGCTGCACGGATCTTTGCTGTCTCTCGAAGCCTTATTGGATGAGTACGTGGAGGCGCGTCAGGTTGCTGCTGAGCGTTGTGATGTGCTCGAGCAGCAAATCAAGCAGCTGCTACAAAGCCTGGATTGGCCTTCCTTCTCCAACCCAGCGAACGATCTACCCAGCGCAGCTGATCCAGACAACGACTCCTGGGCCCGCTGTCTTGATCAGGTGGAGACCTATCTCTGTGAGTTGAAGGAGGCGCAAATCAGAACGGGCCTGCATCGTTTTGGCAGCCAGCCTGAACCCTCGATTCAACGGGAGCTCCTGCTGGCGATTGCGCGATCGCCGTCTGGTGGCTGCCAAGGCATCACCCAGGCGATGGCCAAGGTGGTTGGACTGGAATGCGACCCCTGGTCGGATGAAGACGGTGCGCCTCTAAGCGACCACGACTGCAGAACCCTTGAGACGTTGGGCTGTGATCAGCCCAGACGGGTCTCGGCCGCTGTGAGTTGGCTCGATGCTCAAGCGCTCCGCTTGTTGGAGCAGATCACAGATGCGCCCTCAGAGCCATTGAGCCCTTTGCTGCAGCAGTGGCTTTACGACAACAAGGAGCCTGCATTGCTGCGCTTGCGCGACGAGCTGTTACCGCGTTTGTTGGCCTGTGCTTCCAGTGAAAAGAAGGCCTTCCTTGCTGCTTTAGACGGGCGAAGGATCGCGAGCGGCCCCTCCGGCGCCCCAACACGAGGACGTCCAGATGTGTTGCCAACGGGGCGTAATTTCTATTCCGTTGATCTGCGTGGTCTTCCTACCGAAGCGGCTTGGGATTTAGGGCGGCGAAGCGCTGAGCAATTGCTGGACCTCTACCGACTTGAGGAAGGAGAGGATCTACGGCACCTCGCGTTGTCTGTCTGGGGTACAGCCACGATGCGAAACGGCGGTGAAGACATCGCCCAAATGTTTGCCCTGCTTGGCGTTCGTCCTCTCTGGGATGGGCCAACACGGCGCATGGTGGACCTGGAAGTGATTCCTTTGAGCCTGTTGGCTCGACCCAGGGTGGATGTCACCTTGCGGATGTCTGGACTGTTTCGCGATGCCTTCCCTCAGCTTGTGGGCTGGGTGGATCGTGCTGTGCACCTGGTCTCAGCACTCGAGGAAGCAGACGCTGAAAATCCGCTTGCTGCGATCACCCGTCAGGAGGGTCCTCAAGCCAGGATTTTTGGATCGGCACCGGGTGCCTATGGCGCTGGATTGCAGGCCTTGATCGATTCAGGTCAATGGGAGAACCAGGACGACCTTGGCGAGGCTTTTTTAGCCTGGAGTTCCTGGAGTTATGACGGCGACGTTCAAGCCCAGGCCAATCGCTCTGGCTTGGAAGCTGCTCTTCAGCATGTGCAGGTGGTTCTGCATAACCAGGACAACAGGGAGCACGATTTACTCGACTCTGATGACTACTACCAGTTCCATGGGGGCATGACGGCAGCGGTGCGGCGCTCGGGAGGCACCTCTGTGCAGCCCTGGTTTGCGGACCATTCTCGCCAAGAGCGGCTTCGCATTCATTCGCTCAGCCGTGAAATCGACAAGGTGGTGAGAAGTCGGTTGTTAAACCCTCGCTGGATCCAGGGAATGCAACAGCATGGCTACAAGGGGGCGTTCGAAATGGGAGCCAGCCTTGATTACTTGTTTGCCTACGACGCCTCAACCGAAGCGGTTCCTGACTGGTGCTACGGGGCCATCTGTGATCAGTGGCTGCTGGAAAAGGACACACAAGACTTTTTGAGCCGATCCAATCCCTGGGTCCTCAGAGACATGGCCGAACGATTGATGGAAGCCGCCAACCGAGGGTTGTGGGCTCAACCGTCCCCCGATCAGCTCGAGCAGATCAGGGGATTGGTCCTCCAAGCGGAGGAGGCTGTTGAGAAAGGAGGCCTTAGTTGTTGA
- a CDS encoding PHP domain-containing protein, which yields MPAGVVFVKQRLRRSPLVTPDQHPLRAVLETIGPESCPGSLNFHCHTVCSDGSLEPVALIEQATARKLSHIAVTDHHSIAGYEPMHDWLDRARNRGENTPTLWSGMEISCILQGCLVHVLALGFTPGHPALVPYSSGDAAVGAPLRAGEVRKAIHNAGGLAILAHPGRYRLSFSVLIDAAAELGFDGGEAWYDYDMQQHWACTPLICESIDQQLKNLGLLRTCGTDTHGLDLKGR from the coding sequence ATGCCCGCTGGCGTCGTCTTCGTGAAGCAGCGCTTGCGCAGGAGTCCGTTGGTGACGCCTGATCAGCACCCGTTGCGGGCTGTCCTCGAAACGATTGGACCAGAGAGCTGTCCTGGCTCACTGAATTTTCATTGCCACACCGTTTGCAGCGACGGAAGCCTGGAACCCGTGGCTCTGATTGAACAAGCCACGGCGCGGAAGCTGAGTCACATCGCAGTCACGGATCACCATTCGATCGCTGGCTATGAACCGATGCACGACTGGCTTGATCGCGCTCGCAATCGCGGCGAAAACACGCCGACGCTTTGGAGTGGGATGGAAATCAGTTGCATCCTGCAAGGTTGTTTGGTCCATGTCCTTGCCCTTGGCTTCACGCCAGGACATCCCGCACTTGTGCCCTATTCCAGCGGCGATGCCGCTGTGGGCGCCCCTCTGAGGGCTGGTGAGGTTCGCAAGGCGATTCACAACGCTGGAGGGCTGGCAATCCTGGCCCATCCAGGGCGCTACAGATTGAGCTTCTCGGTGTTGATTGATGCAGCGGCTGAACTGGGTTTCGACGGGGGTGAAGCCTGGTACGACTACGACATGCAACAGCACTGGGCCTGCACACCGTTGATCTGTGAATCGATCGACCAACAGTTAAAGAACCTTGGCCTTTTGCGTACCTGCGGCACCGATACCCACGGGTTGGACCTAAAAGGCCGCTAA
- the hemJ gene encoding protoporphyrinogen oxidase HemJ → MTLTLPPEAYLWFKTLHIVGVVVWFAGLFYLVRLFIYHVEAEEEESPVREAFKAQYAVMERRLANIITTPGLILTVTMAAGLLIAQPSWLHQGWMHAKLGFVGLLLAYHVFCYRLMGQLQAGVCQWSGRQLRALNELPTLLLVLVVMLVVFKTQFPTGAATWLTVGLVVFMAATIQFYARWRRLREAALAQESVGDA, encoded by the coding sequence ATGACACTGACGCTTCCACCTGAGGCTTACCTGTGGTTCAAGACCCTTCACATTGTTGGAGTGGTGGTCTGGTTCGCCGGGCTGTTCTATCTCGTCAGGCTGTTCATTTATCACGTTGAAGCAGAGGAGGAGGAGTCGCCTGTACGCGAAGCCTTCAAGGCGCAGTACGCCGTGATGGAACGGCGCCTCGCCAACATCATCACCACACCTGGTTTGATCCTCACCGTGACCATGGCAGCAGGGCTCTTGATCGCGCAGCCGTCCTGGCTGCACCAAGGCTGGATGCACGCAAAGCTCGGTTTTGTGGGGCTGTTATTGGCCTATCACGTGTTCTGTTATCGACTGATGGGCCAACTTCAGGCTGGGGTCTGCCAATGGAGCGGTCGGCAACTCCGAGCTCTCAACGAACTGCCCACGCTGCTGTTGGTCTTGGTGGTGATGCTGGTGGTGTTTAAAACCCAGTTCCCCACAGGGGCAGCAACCTGGTTAACCGTTGGTCTGGTGGTGTTCATGGCCGCAACGATTCAGTTTTATGCCCGCTGGCGTCGTCTTCGTGAAGCAGCGCTTGCGCAGGAGTCCGTTGGTGACGCCTGA
- a CDS encoding cryptochrome/photolyase family protein → MEITLVFPHQLFEHHPGIRANRSIALIADGLILGGDPHWPLTIHPRKRQLHQQSMLAYQKRLESQGHRLITLTPNAQQQTSDLLSELIDSGYQTFYLADPIDDLLTKRVRNTLQRRGCVLEVLSTPMLLTPTEVMDDHFNGRRKPMMANFYQMQRKRLGVLIDAQGAPVGGRWSYDADNRKKLPKGITVPEEQSIDLPVDHLSAYQWLDTFLEQRLAGFGTYEDAISSHHRVMWHSVLTPMLNLGLLTPQQVLNRTLEAADSVEIPLNSLEGFLRQIIGWREFMAAMYLRHGVTMRNSNFWNFEDRPIPDAFYQGTTGIPPIDDAIKRAIDTGYCHHIERLMLLGNMMLLCGFHPTRIYTWFMELFVDAYDWVMVPNVYGMSQFADGGIFTSKPYLSGSNYVRKMSDYKPGDWCGIWDGLFWSFIHRHGEFFRSQPRLAMMARNLDRMAPEVMETHYTKAQQFLDSLS, encoded by the coding sequence ATGGAAATCACCCTTGTCTTTCCCCACCAGCTGTTCGAACACCATCCGGGGATTCGTGCCAACAGAAGCATTGCCCTGATTGCTGACGGCTTAATTCTTGGAGGTGATCCTCATTGGCCCCTCACGATCCATCCCCGCAAGCGCCAATTGCATCAGCAATCGATGCTGGCCTACCAGAAGCGTCTGGAATCCCAAGGCCATCGCCTCATCACGCTGACGCCCAATGCCCAGCAACAGACGTCAGATCTTCTGAGCGAACTGATCGACTCTGGCTACCAAACGTTTTACCTCGCTGATCCAATCGATGATCTTTTAACCAAAAGAGTCAGAAACACGCTGCAACGAAGAGGTTGTGTCTTAGAGGTTCTGTCCACTCCGATGTTGCTTACGCCAACCGAAGTGATGGATGACCATTTCAATGGTCGACGCAAGCCAATGATGGCCAACTTCTATCAAATGCAGCGCAAGCGCTTAGGTGTCTTGATCGATGCTCAGGGAGCTCCTGTGGGTGGACGTTGGAGTTATGACGCAGACAACCGTAAAAAACTTCCTAAGGGAATCACGGTTCCTGAGGAACAATCGATTGATTTGCCCGTTGATCACTTATCAGCATACCAATGGTTAGATACCTTTCTGGAACAAAGACTGGCTGGTTTTGGCACCTATGAGGATGCCATCAGCTCCCATCACCGCGTGATGTGGCATAGCGTGCTGACGCCGATGCTCAACCTCGGACTGCTCACGCCCCAACAGGTTTTGAACAGAACCCTGGAAGCCGCAGACAGCGTTGAGATCCCCCTGAATTCTCTTGAAGGTTTTCTGAGACAGATCATTGGTTGGCGTGAATTCATGGCTGCCATGTACTTGCGCCATGGAGTCACGATGCGCAATAGCAATTTTTGGAATTTTGAAGATCGCCCTATTCCCGATGCTTTTTATCAAGGAACAACAGGAATACCTCCGATTGATGATGCCATTAAGCGCGCGATAGACACTGGCTATTGCCATCATATTGAGCGCTTAATGTTGCTCGGAAATATGATGCTCCTATGCGGCTTTCACCCCACCCGTATCTACACCTGGTTCATGGAACTGTTCGTGGATGCCTACGATTGGGTGATGGTCCCCAATGTCTATGGGATGAGTCAATTTGCTGATGGAGGAATCTTTACAAGTAAGCCTTATTTATCTGGATCCAATTATGTGCGCAAAATGTCTGACTACAAACCTGGAGATTGGTGCGGCATTTGGGACGGCTTGTTTTGGAGTTTCATTCACCGCCATGGAGAATTTTTTCGATCTCAACCCCGCCTAGCGATGATGGCTCGAAATCTTGATCGCATGGCGCCAGAGGTCATGGAAACGCATTACACCAAGGCACAACAATTTCTTGACTCGCTCAGCTAG